The sequence GACGGGAAGGGACTACTTCTTCTTCGCCTCGGCCGCCTTGGCCTCGGCCTTGTTCTTCTTCGCCCGCTTCTTCCAGGCCTGCTTGATCTTCATCTGCACGCGGCGGTGCTTGCTCTTGCTGCGGGCCATCGTTGACTCCTGTGCTCCCGGTAGGGAGACGTGAAAAAAGACGGGCTTACCTATCAGAACCGGATGGGCTCCCGGAAGAGGAACCCTCCGGAGGGGGCTCCTGGGGCTCG comes from Pyxidicoccus trucidator and encodes:
- a CDS encoding aminopeptidase, yielding MARSKSKHRRVQMKIKQAWKKRAKKNKAEAKAAEAKKK